DNA sequence from the Blastomonas fulva genome:
AATGTATTCCTCGCCCGGACCATCGGACAGCGAGACGAACGATGCCGGAGGCAGCTGCGGCCCGCTGGCGCTCGAGGCGCAACCCGCCAGCAAGGCAGTGGCCGCCAGAGCCGCGATTCCCATTTTCAACAGACGGAACAATCCCATGTCAGCACCTTTTTCATCGCCCCGCGAATCCCCTTTCCGTCGCATGGACGAAAGGCCGGGTTCACGCAGATTGGGCTCAGCTATGACGAAAAAGGGTGAACATAGCGTTAGTGTTTGATGGTGAAGGCGTTTTTACATTGAGGGTGTGACCTAAGGCACGCTGGCGACACTACGGACCCAACCCGCCCTCGAATGGTCCGCTCCTAACCACCCCCGCTCAGCCTGAGCCTGTAGAAGGCCACGCGAAGCCGCTCCGTTTCCATCGCCGTCATTCCCGCGAACGCGGGAATCCCGCTTGTTCTCAACCCATCGCAAAGAAAGCGGGACCCCCGCGTACGCGGGGGTGACGTGTCTCTTGGACGAACCTTAGCGCGGGGCCTTCGACAAGCTCAGCTGAGCGGATGAGAGTGGCGGGCTTGGCGCAATCCAAAAACAAAACTGACTTTCAGGAAACGACCACTTTGCTGACAGGTAACTTTCACATAAGATCTGCAGGTATGGCGAGAACCAGAACGCTCCCCCTCTTGATGATGGCATTCGGCTTGGTGAACTGCAGCGGCGGTGACACGAGCAATCAAACATCCCTGTCACGGAACGTGGCGCTCGTTGAATCTATCGAGAAGCAGGTGTTAGCCCGTCACGCTCATTTTGATCTACGGCGCTATGCCCGCCTGTACACTCATACCAGTGCCGGCAATGTAGAAGGAACTTACTTTTTCCCAGGCATCGGCGGTCTGCCGTCGAAGTGGGAAGGAGGCAAATCGTATTGGGTAAAGGCGAACGAAGTCCCAGCAGCGTATGACGGCGGCTGTGCGGTAATCAACCTGCTCTACAATGTCCCCAGCGAAACGCTGGTTTTTGTATCTTGCAATGGAGATGCATAGCGCTGTCTGCATTCCAAACATTCCTGCCGTCAGTGCGTTATGGCGAGTCTCCTAAAACCAGAACCGACTGCCAACCCAATCGACCCGCCTACCGCCGCCGCCGTGCCAGGAACCGCGCCCAGCCTCTCGACCACTTGTTGAACACCTTGCCCTCATCCGAGGCAAACGCCGCCGCCTTGATATGCTCCGAACGGTTCGGATACGGCACGATCAGGCTGGCGACGCCGAAGGTCGAGGATTTGCCCGCGATCATCATCGCGATCGGCAGGATCAGGTCGCCCGCGCCGCGCCCGACTACGGTGCCGCCGATAACCTTGCTGCCCTTCTTGACCAATTTGACGAAGCCGGTGATCTCGCGCTCGGTCACCGCGCGGTCGTTGTGGTCGAAGTCCTCGCGCCAGACGGTGATTTTGTCGCCGTGCGCCTTGCGCGCCTCGTCCTCGGTCATGCCAACCTGCGCGAGTTCGGGGTCGGTGTACGTGACCCAGGGCAGCGCGGCATAATTCGCCTTGGTCGGCACCCCCAGGCTGATCTCGAGCGCGACATTGCCGCCCTCATAACCGCTGGCATGGGTGAAGCGTGGGCCATCGCGGCAATCGCCGATGGCGTAGATGTGTTTCGCGCTGGTCCGCCGCCGGGCATCGACCAGGATGCCCTTCTTGTCGTATTTGACGCCAGCGGCCTCAAGCCCCAGCCCGTCGAAGTTGACCTCGCGCCCGGTGGCGATCAGCAGATGCGTGCCGGTGATCGTGCGTCCATCCTTGAGCGTCAGCGTGAGGCCTTGGTCAGTCTTGGCCACCGCATCGGCCTCGGCATCATGGATCAGCTCGATCCCCTCGCCGGTCAGCCGGTCGATCACGATCCTGGCGGCATCTGCGTCATCCTTGGGGAACGGGCGACCCTTGGTGGCGACCACGACCTCAGACCCAAGCCGCCGGAACGCCTGCGCCATCTCCATGCCGATCGGTCCGCCACCCAGCACGATCAGCCGCTGCGGCAGTTCGGTCAGGTCCCAGACATTGTGGTTGGTGAGGTACGCAACCGCCTCGAGCCCCTTGATCGGCGGGACGTACGCGCGGCTGCCCACCGCGATGACGATCCGCGGCGCGGTGTAGGTGGTGCCACCCACCACAACGCTCTTGGGGCCGGTGAACGTCGCATCGCCGCGCACCACCTCGACCCCGAGCCCCTCGAACCGTTCGACGCTGTCGTGCGGTTCGATGGTTGTGATCGCCTGATGCACCGCTGCGTGCACCGCGCGGAAATCGACCTTGGGCTCGACCGAGGCCATGCCGAACTCGGCGGCGTTGCGCATGTCGTGCGCGCGGTGCGCGGCGGAGATCAGCGCCTTGCTGGGCACGCAGCCGGTGTTGAGGCAATCGCCCCCCATCGCCGCGCGCTCGATCAGCAGCGGCTTCAGCCCGAACATCGCCAGCCCGCCCGAGCAGACCAGCCCGGCAGACCCTGCCCCGATGACGATCACGTCGTGCGAATATTTCATAGACCCCGTTTCGGTGAAACAATGCGGCTGGTTACGGCGAATTCTTGTCGCTAGACCATGTGCGCCAGACCAGAGGGAATCCAGCATGAATCTCGAAAATTCGCGTGAATATTACGGCAAAGTGCTGTCCGAGTCCGCCGACCTGCGCACCGATGCGTGCACCACGTCGGAACGCCCGCCGATGGCGGTGATCAAGGCGCTGGCCAATGTCCATGCGGATGTGAAGGCGCGCTATTATGGCTGCGGGCTGATCGCGCCGTCAGCAATTGAAGGCGCGCGGATCCTCGATCTGGGTTCGGGCTCGGGCCAGGATGCGTATATCCTCGCGCAGTTGGTAGGCGAACACGGCGAGGTCGTCGGCGTCGATGCGACTCCCGAACAGCTCGCCATCGCCAACGCGCATCTCGAATGGCACCGCGAGACCTTTGGCTATGCAAAATCGAACGTGCGCTTTGTCGAGGGCGACATTGAAAAGCTCGATGCGCTCGATCTGGAACCGGGCAGCTTCGACATCATCGTCTCCAACTGCGTGATCAATCTCGTCGGCGACAAGGCCAAGGTGTTCGCCGATGCGCACCGGCTGCTCAAGCCCGGCGGCGAGATGTATTTCTCCGATGTCTATTCGAGCCGGCGGGTGCCGCAGCATCTGCTGACCGATCCGGTGCTCCACGGCGAGTGCCTGTCGGGCGCGCTCTATTGGGGCGATTTCCTCAAGCTCTCCAAGGCCGCCGGTTTCACCGATCCGCGTCTGGTCAAGGACCGTCCGCTGGGCATCGGCGATCCGCGCATTGCCGAAATGCTCGACGGGATCGATTTCTTCTCGGCCACCTACCGGCTGTTCAAGCTCGACGACCTCGAGCCCGAGTGCGAGGATTATGGCCAGGCGGTGGTCTATCTGGGAACCGTCGAGGGCGAGGAGCGCGTGTTCACGCTCGACAAGCACCACCTGATCGAGCGCGGGCGGATCTTCCCGATCTGCGGCAACAGCTGGAAGATGCTGAGCGATACGCGCTTTGCCGAGCACTTCCAGTTTATCGGTGACTTCTCGACGCATTACGGCGTGTTCGCTGGCTGCGGAGGCGGACTGCCCTATGCCCAGAGCACGGGCGAGGATGGCGATCTGGTGGGGTGCTGTTGAGCCTCCTGCCGATACCGATGGCTATAACATCCGCTCAGGCTGAGCGGAGGTGGTTTGGGGCTGCCGGACAGGAGCACCCATGCACATCTTCCTGACCGGGGCGACCGGACTGGTCGGCGGAGCGCTGGCGGGCGCGCTGCTTGATGCCGGGCACCGCGTCACTGCGCTGGTGCGCGGCGAAGGGCGCGATGTGCTCGACATGGATGCGCGCGACCGGATTGGCGAGATCGACGTGCTGCAGGGCGATGTCGCGCTGCCAGGTTTCGGCCTGGCCGGGCCGCCGCAGGATATCGACCTGCTGGTCCACTGCGCCGCCACGGTCGATTTCGCCGCAGCCGATGCGGTGCATCAGGCGGTCAATGTCGGCGGCACTGCGCACGCCATCGCGCTGGCGCAGGCGTGGAACTGCCCACTGCTCCACGTCTCTACCGCTTATGTCTGCGGCCGCGCCGGCGGGCTGATCGCCGAGACCGCCGCCAATCCCGCCGCCGATTTCACCAACGGATACGAGGCCAGCAAGGCGCGCGCCGAAGCGCTGGTCGACGCGGCGCGTGCGCACGGCCTGGCCGCTGCGATCGCGCGCCCGGCGATCATCGTCGGGCGGTTGAGCGACGGCGCGATTGCGCGGATCGACGGCTTCCATCATCTGTTCCGGCTGTTCGGATCGCCACTTCTGGGCGCGGTCCCCGCAGCGAGCGACGCCGCCTTTGCCATCGTGCCGATCTGCCACGTCACCGCCGGGCTGATGGCGATAGTGCAAGGTTTCGCCGCGTTCGACGGCCAGCGGGTGCACCTTGTCGGCGCCGCGCCATTCGCGATGACGGACATGCTGGCGATCGTCGGCGATTATCCCGGCACTGTGCCCGCGACGATCATGCCGCCGCCCGACTATCATGCCAGCGAACGCGACCGGCGGGTGGCGATGGTCCACCGGCGGATCGGCCCGCAATTCTTCGACTATTTCCAGCGCAGCCCGCGTTTTTCCGGGGAGGCGCTCGCCAGGCTGGCCGACATTCCCCCGCCGGTGATCGACGAACCTGCGTTCAGGCGGATGATCGACCACTGCATCCGGGCAGGATTTCTGGACTGGGGCTAATTCGCGTCAGCTGAAGTTGGCAGGCCGTTTCTGCATGAACGCGAACACCGCCTCCATCTGGTTGGGCGTGCGGATGATCTGGTCCTGCAGCACGCTTTCCTCCATCAGGATGGCATCGGTGTCGAGGTCCGGGGCCCGGTTGAACAGGTCCTTGGCGGCGCGCACCGCGTCCGGGTTCTTGGATGCAATGTCGGTGGCGATGGCCATCGCGCGGGCATGGGGATCGGCATCGAGATGCGTCGCAAAGCCGATGCGGCCCGCCTCCTCACCCGAGAACTCGCGGTTAGTGTAAGTGAGCTCGCGCAGCACATCGTCGCGCACGGTGCCGCGCCACAAAGCATAGCCGCCCATGTCGGGGATCAGCCCCCAGCGCATTTCCATCACCGACAGCCGCGCATCGGGCGCGATGATGCGCATGCACGCGCCCGACATGATCTGCAGACCACCGCCGAAACACACCCCGTGCACCGCGGCGATCACCGGCATCGGTAGCTTGCGCCAGCCGAACGCGACCTGCTGGAACTTGTTGGCGTTGCCATAGGTCCTGTCGGTAAGCGCGGCGGGTGCATCCCCGCCCGACCCACCGCCCGACGCGGTGAAGCTTGCCATGTCGAGCCCGGCGCAGAACGAGCGCCCCTCGCCCGACAAGACCACCGCGCGCACGCCGGGTTCGCTGCCCAGACGGTCGATCGCGGCGATGATGCCATCGAACATCGCCGGGTCGAGCGCGTTCATCTTGTCCGCGCGGTTCAGCCGGACATCGGCGACATGGTTTGCGATAGTGATGCTGACCCGGTCGTTCATGAAATGCTCTCTCCCTTGGCGCGCTTCAGCGCCTGTTCCACCAGCGGCAACTGGTCGTTGCCAAAATACATATCGGTGCTTCCCACGAAAATCGAGGGCGAACCATAGCCGCCGCGTGCCACCAATGCGTCGGTGTTGGCGCGCAGGCGGTCCTTGACCGGCTGGCTGTTCGCCGCAGCAATCAGCGCTGCGCCATCCATGCCGATGGCGCCGGCGACAGCTGTGATTTCCGCAGGATCGTCGAGATTGCGCTGTTCGACGAAATAGGCATGGAAGGCAGCCTCGGCAAAGCGCTCGAGCGCAGCCTGGTCATCCTCCAGCGCGCAGGCGGCACGCATGGCGTGGATGCTCTTGAGTGGGTGCCATGGCGCGGGGAAGTGCAACTCCACCCCGGTCCATTGCGCCCAGTCGCGCAGGATCTTTCCCATATGCCGGAACTTGGGGCTGCTCGCATTTTCGCGCGCGGCATAGACCGAGGGGTTCGCGGCGTTGAACACCCCGCCGACCAGGATCGGGGTCCAGCGGATCGCCGCCCCGTGTCTTGCTGCCAGCGGGCGGATGTTGTGGAACGCGAGATATGTCCACGGGCTGGAGAGGTCGAAGCAGAATTCGATTTGGGCGGTCATGTGGTGACGTTCCTTTCTTGCCCGTTCTCCAGCGAGTGCCGGAGCCCAGGGGTCAGATTAATCGTCCGGTGCACAATCCCGTCATTCCCGCGAACGCGGGAATGACGCGTTGGCGCCGCCGCATCGCAAAAGCGGGCCCCCCGCGTTCGCGGGGGTGACGATTCCAATGCCGTTGCGGCAGAACCGCAACCCAT
Encoded proteins:
- a CDS encoding SDR family oxidoreductase, with the translated sequence MHIFLTGATGLVGGALAGALLDAGHRVTALVRGEGRDVLDMDARDRIGEIDVLQGDVALPGFGLAGPPQDIDLLVHCAATVDFAAADAVHQAVNVGGTAHAIALAQAWNCPLLHVSTAYVCGRAGGLIAETAANPAADFTNGYEASKARAEALVDAARAHGLAAAIARPAIIVGRLSDGAIARIDGFHHLFRLFGSPLLGAVPAASDAAFAIVPICHVTAGLMAIVQGFAAFDGQRVHLVGAAPFAMTDMLAIVGDYPGTVPATIMPPPDYHASERDRRVAMVHRRIGPQFFDYFQRSPRFSGEALARLADIPPPVIDEPAFRRMIDHCIRAGFLDWG
- a CDS encoding dihydrolipoyl dehydrogenase family protein; this translates as MKYSHDVIVIGAGSAGLVCSGGLAMFGLKPLLIERAAMGGDCLNTGCVPSKALISAAHRAHDMRNAAEFGMASVEPKVDFRAVHAAVHQAITTIEPHDSVERFEGLGVEVVRGDATFTGPKSVVVGGTTYTAPRIVIAVGSRAYVPPIKGLEAVAYLTNHNVWDLTELPQRLIVLGGGPIGMEMAQAFRRLGSEVVVATKGRPFPKDDADAARIVIDRLTGEGIELIHDAEADAVAKTDQGLTLTLKDGRTITGTHLLIATGREVNFDGLGLEAAGVKYDKKGILVDARRRTSAKHIYAIGDCRDGPRFTHASGYEGGNVALEISLGVPTKANYAALPWVTYTDPELAQVGMTEDEARKAHGDKITVWREDFDHNDRAVTEREITGFVKLVKKGSKVIGGTVVGRGAGDLILPIAMMIAGKSSTFGVASLIVPYPNRSEHIKAAAFASDEGKVFNKWSRGWARFLARRRR
- a CDS encoding crotonase/enoyl-CoA hydratase family protein, which gives rise to MNDRVSITIANHVADVRLNRADKMNALDPAMFDGIIAAIDRLGSEPGVRAVVLSGEGRSFCAGLDMASFTASGGGSGGDAPAALTDRTYGNANKFQQVAFGWRKLPMPVIAAVHGVCFGGGLQIMSGACMRIIAPDARLSVMEMRWGLIPDMGGYALWRGTVRDDVLRELTYTNREFSGEEAGRIGFATHLDADPHARAMAIATDIASKNPDAVRAAKDLFNRAPDLDTDAILMEESVLQDQIIRTPNQMEAVFAFMQKRPANFS
- a CDS encoding methyltransferase domain-containing protein; translation: MNLENSREYYGKVLSESADLRTDACTTSERPPMAVIKALANVHADVKARYYGCGLIAPSAIEGARILDLGSGSGQDAYILAQLVGEHGEVVGVDATPEQLAIANAHLEWHRETFGYAKSNVRFVEGDIEKLDALDLEPGSFDIIVSNCVINLVGDKAKVFADAHRLLKPGGEMYFSDVYSSRRVPQHLLTDPVLHGECLSGALYWGDFLKLSKAAGFTDPRLVKDRPLGIGDPRIAEMLDGIDFFSATYRLFKLDDLEPECEDYGQAVVYLGTVEGEERVFTLDKHHLIERGRIFPICGNSWKMLSDTRFAEHFQFIGDFSTHYGVFAGCGGGLPYAQSTGEDGDLVGCC
- a CDS encoding 2-hydroxychromene-2-carboxylate isomerase, with the protein product MTAQIEFCFDLSSPWTYLAFHNIRPLAARHGAAIRWTPILVGGVFNAANPSVYAARENASSPKFRHMGKILRDWAQWTGVELHFPAPWHPLKSIHAMRAACALEDDQAALERFAEAAFHAYFVEQRNLDDPAEITAVAGAIGMDGAALIAAANSQPVKDRLRANTDALVARGGYGSPSIFVGSTDMYFGNDQLPLVEQALKRAKGESIS